One window of the Amia ocellicauda isolate fAmiCal2 chromosome 18, fAmiCal2.hap1, whole genome shotgun sequence genome contains the following:
- the LOC136713707 gene encoding Krueppel-like factor 10 isoform X2, which yields MTRMQRVEMMEVGRNRLDSECYWSSSAEKGDIEAVEALMSMSCRWKTRGRRYADLRPLTPSSDMSEETEDTLLPGPAEYQSSPFCMTPPYSPPNFEMSPQAVQAITESGTLPEAVQSRSCQNKILSQENSAAPVRQQKSHATSVIRHTADAQPCSHGSCPAKEKKPSTGDSHIHCNSQPSTSNMDKCLSSTIEDRELVCHVSKKATLLPACLSVSTSVCPHQGSKVVLPTGVAPIRVSPLPVICQMLPLPPRANPMVTALVPTTTPASQQVTVCQPMVFMGTQVPKGSVMFLVPQSVIPRKPPTMIPSGSKLPPIAPAPGFTAMVQKPSLQSDLSRIRSHICSHPGCGKTYFKSSHLKAHMRTHTGEKPFSCSWEGCERRFARSDELSRHRRTHTGEKRFACPMCDSRFMRSDHLTKHTRRHLATKKLPNWQMEVSRLSDFVLAPAPTPVP from the exons ATGACAAGAATGCAAAGA GTTGAGATGATGGAGGTAGGGAGGAATCGCCTTGATAGTGAGTGCTATTGGAGCAGCTCAGCAGAGAAGGGGGACATTGAGGCAGTAGAGGCCCTTATGTCTATGAGCTGCAGGTGGAAGACAAGGGGTAGGAGATATGCAGATCTAAGGCCCCTGACTCCTTCCTCAGACATGTCGGAGGAAACCGAAGACACTCTGcttcctggtcctgcagagtaCCAATCTTCACCTTTC tgtATGACACCACCCTACAGTCCTCCAAACTTTGAGATGTCTCCTCAAGCTGTGCAAGCAATCACAGAGTCAGGAACTTTGCCAGAGGCAGTGCAAAGCCGCTCATGCCAGAACAAAATACTAAGTCAGGAAAATTCCGCAGCTCCTGTCAGACAACAGAAGTCTCATGCCACTAGTGTGATTCGCCATACTGCAGACGCCCAGCCCTGCAGTCATGGCTCTTGCCCTGCCAAGGAGAAGAAACCATCCACTGGGGATAGCCATATACACTGTAACTCACAGCCAAGCACCAGTAATATGGACAAGTGCCTGTCTAGCACTATTGAAGACAGGGAATTAGTATGCCACGTTAGTAAAAAAGCTACGCTTCTGCCTGcatgcctctctgtgtccacatcTGTCTGCCCACACCAAGGTTCAAAAGTAGTCCTTCCCACTGGTGTGGCTCCTATAAGAGTGTCACCACTGCCTGTCATTTGCCAAATGCTTCCTCTCCCTCCTAGAGCAAACCCCATGGTCACAGCTCTTGTGCCCACCACCACTCCAGCCAGTCAGCAGGTGACAGTTTGCCAACCCATGGTCTTCATGGGAACCCAGGTACCCAAAGGCTCAGTGATGTTCCTTGTCCCACAGTCAGTGATTCCCAGGAAACCACCAACAATGATCCCCAGTGGAAGCAAACTACCACCAATTGCTCCAGCTCCTGGCTTCACAGCCATGGTGCAGAAGCCCAGTCTTCAGTCTGACTTGTCCAGGATCCGCAGCCACATCTGTAGCCACCCTGGCTGTGGGAAAACCTACTTCAAGAGCTCACACCTCAAAGCTCATATGAGAACCCATACAG GTGAAAAACCATTCAGCTGCAGCTGGGAAGGGTGTGAAAGGAGGTTTGCACGCTCAGATGAGCTGTCCCGCCACCGTCGCACTCACACCGGAGAGAAGCGCTTTGCCTGCCCCATGTGTGACAGCCGCTTCATGAGGAGTGACCATCTCACCAAGCACACCCGTCGCCACCTGGCCACCAAAAAGCTGCCCAACTGGCAGATGGAAGTCAGCCGACTCAGTGACTTTGTTTTGGCTCCTGCACCCACACCTGTACCCTGA
- the LOC136713707 gene encoding Krueppel-like factor 10 isoform X1, translating to MLNYSTPNSQQTSDVEMMEVGRNRLDSECYWSSSAEKGDIEAVEALMSMSCRWKTRGRRYADLRPLTPSSDMSEETEDTLLPGPAEYQSSPFCMTPPYSPPNFEMSPQAVQAITESGTLPEAVQSRSCQNKILSQENSAAPVRQQKSHATSVIRHTADAQPCSHGSCPAKEKKPSTGDSHIHCNSQPSTSNMDKCLSSTIEDRELVCHVSKKATLLPACLSVSTSVCPHQGSKVVLPTGVAPIRVSPLPVICQMLPLPPRANPMVTALVPTTTPASQQVTVCQPMVFMGTQVPKGSVMFLVPQSVIPRKPPTMIPSGSKLPPIAPAPGFTAMVQKPSLQSDLSRIRSHICSHPGCGKTYFKSSHLKAHMRTHTGEKPFSCSWEGCERRFARSDELSRHRRTHTGEKRFACPMCDSRFMRSDHLTKHTRRHLATKKLPNWQMEVSRLSDFVLAPAPTPVP from the exons ATGCTTAATTATAGTACGCCTAATTCACAGCAGACGAGTGAT GTTGAGATGATGGAGGTAGGGAGGAATCGCCTTGATAGTGAGTGCTATTGGAGCAGCTCAGCAGAGAAGGGGGACATTGAGGCAGTAGAGGCCCTTATGTCTATGAGCTGCAGGTGGAAGACAAGGGGTAGGAGATATGCAGATCTAAGGCCCCTGACTCCTTCCTCAGACATGTCGGAGGAAACCGAAGACACTCTGcttcctggtcctgcagagtaCCAATCTTCACCTTTC tgtATGACACCACCCTACAGTCCTCCAAACTTTGAGATGTCTCCTCAAGCTGTGCAAGCAATCACAGAGTCAGGAACTTTGCCAGAGGCAGTGCAAAGCCGCTCATGCCAGAACAAAATACTAAGTCAGGAAAATTCCGCAGCTCCTGTCAGACAACAGAAGTCTCATGCCACTAGTGTGATTCGCCATACTGCAGACGCCCAGCCCTGCAGTCATGGCTCTTGCCCTGCCAAGGAGAAGAAACCATCCACTGGGGATAGCCATATACACTGTAACTCACAGCCAAGCACCAGTAATATGGACAAGTGCCTGTCTAGCACTATTGAAGACAGGGAATTAGTATGCCACGTTAGTAAAAAAGCTACGCTTCTGCCTGcatgcctctctgtgtccacatcTGTCTGCCCACACCAAGGTTCAAAAGTAGTCCTTCCCACTGGTGTGGCTCCTATAAGAGTGTCACCACTGCCTGTCATTTGCCAAATGCTTCCTCTCCCTCCTAGAGCAAACCCCATGGTCACAGCTCTTGTGCCCACCACCACTCCAGCCAGTCAGCAGGTGACAGTTTGCCAACCCATGGTCTTCATGGGAACCCAGGTACCCAAAGGCTCAGTGATGTTCCTTGTCCCACAGTCAGTGATTCCCAGGAAACCACCAACAATGATCCCCAGTGGAAGCAAACTACCACCAATTGCTCCAGCTCCTGGCTTCACAGCCATGGTGCAGAAGCCCAGTCTTCAGTCTGACTTGTCCAGGATCCGCAGCCACATCTGTAGCCACCCTGGCTGTGGGAAAACCTACTTCAAGAGCTCACACCTCAAAGCTCATATGAGAACCCATACAG GTGAAAAACCATTCAGCTGCAGCTGGGAAGGGTGTGAAAGGAGGTTTGCACGCTCAGATGAGCTGTCCCGCCACCGTCGCACTCACACCGGAGAGAAGCGCTTTGCCTGCCCCATGTGTGACAGCCGCTTCATGAGGAGTGACCATCTCACCAAGCACACCCGTCGCCACCTGGCCACCAAAAAGCTGCCCAACTGGCAGATGGAAGTCAGCCGACTCAGTGACTTTGTTTTGGCTCCTGCACCCACACCTGTACCCTGA